ggagataatggtacaggtgaaactaaagaaatgggaacataagagggaggtgatgacaaagcagaggttattatatggtagtccggagagaatagaggatgatttgacatggttAGAAAGgtagatgcagtataaattaaggaaaatagcggaagaggaaagaaaaacgggaaagagaacatgggttaagtatgggagaattcagatagatggagtatggtgggattgggatgaagaaagggaagagatagtaagaaatgaggtgcagggNNNNNNNNNNNNNNNNNNNNNNNNNNNNNNNNNNNNNNNNNNNNNNNNNNNNNNNNNNNNNNNNNNNNNNNNNNNNNNNNNNNNNNNNNNNNNNNNNNNNgttacaaatggcaagtgcaaaatgcaaagaggaagaataaaaagggcagggaaatgggaggaatggtgatgggagtaaggaatgaatgtataacagggaaagctAAGAAAGACAGAAATgcacaaaaagaaggagtaatagtagaagaggctatgatgggaggagagaagtggaaggtggaaaatccaaagataaggtactaaatggggagggaaaaaagttgttgaagagcttggaggagttggtatggtatatcttaaacgggaatatagaaggggatgaaaaaggagaatatacgcgcacaggaagtgaaaggggaacggtaattgattatgtgatagtggatgatgaggtaagagagaaggttaagaaactagaagtaggagaatatattgattcggatcactttcccttaatagtgatattagagggacaaaaaaggaatagcaatatgagtaaaaggggaacaaatgtaaaaagtgttggaaaaggggattggtcaagggaaggaaaagaacaatttagagaaaaaataagaaatatcaaaatgggagagggaaatgtggacgaggagatggaaaaaatgataggagaaataaaaataggattagagtgcacaaacaataatgaagttagtaaagaggggaatagaagtgagtaggatgaggactgcaaagagaaaaaaaggaggtcaggaaggaattaagaaagtggagaaaagaaaaaagtaatggggaagaatacagggaaaaaaaagaaatagtatacTGAAtcgtattatcaaaataaagagGAAGAGAGTAAAAGATTTGAGGAAGAGGCgcagaaggctaggacggaagaagaggtatgataggtagtaaatagagaaagaaaaagaagaaaagagtaaaccaagatattgaaatgatagaatggaagaaatattttttggatttgctaggagtagagagaaaagttgtaaagggaggaaaatatggtagagaaagagacgacgaagaggaaatttcaaagcaagaaatagttaaagttttaggaataatgaaggatggaaaggcacctggcaTAGATGAGATTCcgaatgaagtatggaaatatggaaatatggagtaaagaaaggcaagggagagtaGGTtcaagattataggggggtgacgttgatgccaacactgtataaacaaataataggcgaaatagacaaagttatggtaaagaaggggataagagagggattaataaagagagtatcagaaatttttagggagacaagaagcagggcaaaggtaggagagcaagtaggagatagtttctggttggtgagaggtgtgagacaagggtgtcctctgagcccactattatttaatttattaataccagacttggaaaaagaaatgaggagaaagggttggggaggagttaggatagggaaggaaaagatatatacactggcatacgcagacgacatagtgttgatggcagaggatgaagaagggatggcaagattaattacaggattagagaaatacttagatgggaaaaagctgaatgtgaTTGTAGAAAAAAcgaagataatgaggtttagaaaaggaggaggaaggaagaaagaatggtcagggagatggaaaggaataaagttagaagtcaaagagtatacatatttgggatatatcttgcagactaatggagatcatacagctcatgtaagagaaaggataaaaaaagcagcaggggtaatgaaatagatatggagaataggaaaacgaaggttaaaaaaaattggagaaggagaatgtggttatttgatacgctggtatggccggttttaggttatggagcagagatatggggatggaaagaaaggaaagatattgagagtttacaagaaaggtatataagatgaacactaggggcagactggaggacgccaggatatatggtgagagaagaagcgcaaagggataagttaagtattagagcaggtaagagggcatggaaattcgAGACAAAgatgagggagggaaagggaggggagttggcgagaaattgtttgatggaggtagaagagagggagagggagggcgatcgaattaacgaggtgggaagaataaaggagggagttctttaatgatagagaaatagaagacgggactggagtaaactatgaagaattggaaaaaagggagagggaaagccaattaacagaaagatggggggcgattgaggaatcaaaatacaataaatgttataagatgataaaaaaggaagggatttcaaagtatttagaaaggggatggggagagagaagttGGACCAGAacagcaagatttagactgggaaacgaggtaagggaggggatgtactgggaaaaagaagagaacagaatgtgtagaatatgtgaatgggaggaggaaacatgggagcatgtatgggaaggatgtaggagaggattggaagataaaggaagctggcaagaaaatgtggttaagattctaggggaatatggattaggagaagaatggatgaaggagttggagggtgctagaggagcgaatgagggagaatgaaagaatgcacgtgaaaaaggtaaatgtgggtataaaaatgtgaaagaaaaaggaaacggaagtcgcttagattagaagcgtgaaaattgtaagtaatggtaaagtaaaagttaagcagactaagatgcgtttgcgttctcatgctctctctctcgcttgcattctcgctttcgttcgctcgctcgcttgctaacaagtcctaaattgcgctatcgcaggaaatagaaataagtaactagatataagactttatgtaaatagtagtaaataattgtatatatagaaaggataagattgtaaaaaatatatagatttaaacggaaagattgtaaggaatggaagccatgtaaactcttaggggacacattatgaataaagaaaataaaaaataattttcaattttcttagcaatcacaatcatttttgttatgctttttaaatattgtacaactctcaaacagcttaattttttttttaatctgcagaaagctacatcgtgtttcaaattatttgaaataatttcaagttttaaattaattttgaatcttttttaaattaaaattgtagcgattaaacttaaaatttagctcattacaaatttaacaattcaaggctttctatttcgaaccattctgttcaaatttgtatagtttttaacagttgtttttaatggattgttttaaatgaacggtcaaatattgccgataattaacgaaattttctttttttaattgaaaaatttcaaattgaatgggttaaaattaaaatttctttggattgaaataatatttgaagtcataatttaaaataattttataaactaatatctattaattctttattttgaacggattcagaatcatcgtgtaaaatcaattatttttcaattttaaatatcttaaattaaatttaaagttaatcgaatttttcacccaaaagtcCGAGCCAAGAGTCCGAGGTTTATTATTGACCTTCATTATTTTATGAGGTGCAACCATGCTTtcaataaaactcaaaaattcaaaatgcgtattcagctaaaatatttttaaactacatCTTTTTTTactcgtttatttaaaaaaataaacgtagCCTTATTCGAAGCAAATATTCTAATCTTTCGTATCAcaagtttcattgaaaagtcGTGGATTTAGTTTCGGTGCAGACATTTTTGTGTGGAGTGAAATACAAACTTTCGACCGGTGAAAGAAAATTACTCAAACTTTCCAATTACAAGTTTCCTTTGGTTAAGAACTTTTTATaggtaataaattaatgaatataaaaataacgAAGTAATGACAACAATAATGCAATAATGAATATAAAACTATGTAAAACGTAAATATGCAATAACTATGAGTATTTAACAATTAAGAGTAAGAATGCCGCTGGTAAAATACTAGAAAGCACTTTTGGCATAATACTTATCACTGTGTTGGTCGTTAAAGGTAATATCACCGCAGgcataaatgaaataatatgaaataaaagttaaaaattaatgcgcAAAATAGAAAATGtgctagaaaaaaataatataaacctttGTCTACCTAGTCGTTGTaagtttcattaaatttaaagcattgaatATCAATCGAACAATGAAGCTTACCCTGCATTTCCACggagaaacttttttaaacagaCATTTAACTTTCATATACTGTTTATATAtagatattttatataaatattgcaTGAAACCTGTGActgtttaaagagaaaaattaaagtcCAGAGTAAACATATAGTAATATATCACAGAATATTTGGACATTATCGTTCTAATATCATTGACTGTCCTCACTTATTCGAATGATATTCAATGCTTTAAAGCTTTGTACAACATTCGAATAGCAAAGTGTGTGAAAGgtgcaataattttattatccGAATAATGTTTAAggtttcaatgttaaaattttcaacattattagaACATCAAAGTGgccagtcttttttttaaacctattcaCGTATTTTTTTGTGAATCGAAAGTTACAGAGTTGTCAGCTAATGAATAAGAATTCGGAGTATTTACTACAAGGGGTAATTATTGTTATCATGAAAATCTAAATCTCTTTGTATTCTTTCTCTTTCCAATAAAAGGTTTAtggtattttcttttaaatattctaattgtgCTTCTAACACCTTTCTCTTAAGCGCTTTTAATTCGGGATCTTCTGTCTTACCACTGAGCTTTCTTTTTCTGCTTTTTCCTCCTGTTGTTTTTCTTTCAACTCCTTCATCGATATTATCCTCGTTGTTAGCAGCATTGTTCTTATTGGCTTCACTGGTACTGACTCCGTTCCTAACTTCTTCATTTTGAAGGAATATTGCAGGTGGTGAATTTTCAGGGTGACCAGACGTCCTTCTTTGGAAGGGCATGTCCTTCTTTTTTGATGTTTGTCCTTCTGTCCTTCTTTTTTGTCTGATgtccttctttttcaagatattcacgatatttgcattttttattgcgcggacctaaattttcttcacaacTTCTACCAGCGAAGCCTTAGCTCGAGAGGAATAAAATTCGTTGCTTGACCAATGACAAATTTACTTAGATTAACCTCTTTGTTCACTACGTTTGTGTTCGCGCAGCACTTGTCTCTAGGAATTGTGCTTGTTGAAACTGCGATGGGAGTCCGagaccgtgtcgaaagctgaaaaACGAATAAACCTCTTTTTTTAACGTTCGTCGATGGAAAAAGAAATCCGTTAGATTTTCGACTGCGAAACGGCCCGGAGTCCTACTACTGATCGTATAAAAAGCCATAACCTGCTATATATTCGGTTTGTGTTTCCCGTTCCCGTTCTTCACTTTACTATTCCAATGACTGCAACGAGGGGAAAGTGTTCCTATGTCTCTGTCACTGTACAAATCTAACGTAAGTACCATTGCAAggttatgtttaattaaattttttaagttttattttgagtttcttagtctcgtaaataataatctgtcgctgtgagtttcattttctatatttattattcacaggTTATAATCACAggataatcacttttaattttcaaataacgcgcCAAATTGGGCTAGGGGCGGAAAAGAATTAATGGTGGGAGGTGGTAAGGAGTGGGGTGTCCTGCTTTTCCTACCCAGTCATCTGGTCACCCTGTGAATTTTCTGCCATTGATGAGGGAACTCCAAGGCCTTGCAAAATTGCCGAATCTCGACCTATTATGCCCAGCACCAGATTGCCAATGGCagttaaaataccttttttgccACCGCCCTTTCCCGTATCACGAGCGTTGTCCACTTTAGCCTATtgagagaaaattttgaataattaataacatttagaaaataagaacataaaattgtattaaagtgGCCGTAACTGCAAGAGAGAATATGACAATAACTTTGATCTACTTTCAATAAGGACGTTAACACTaggacctaacctcaaaattgaattgcctTATTTCAATCtataaataatagaattacaTTATTGTCAGATTATTAGGGCCCATTCCTGTTTTGAGTCAAGTCTGCATTTGATGGTGAGCCCGTAATTACATTAATTTGCCCATAATGTACGTaggtttattaaaatatatccgaaaataaaaaggttataatttctttaaaaatttcaagagcgatttattttatttaaactgcaaaaatagtataaatttcaatgttttctgaaattttcaataacttccgagatagtcaacatttttcaatgttcttgggtttattttgaagatttgtttTCACCTTATCGCAGCAGCCCATGAGTATGAATCGTAaacaatttcttttcgaattgcaagaacttgaagttttaataaaaaagttaaataagtttgaaaacatctcatctgtaggcaaatcagaataaaagttaaataaatatatatttttcgggaaattacatagaaacttcatgattatatgtttcatatattttacaaaaatatttttgttatcaaaaataatatttcaatttttccaacttttttgtttcaacttcaagttcttgcaattcaaaaaaaaattgtttaccatttatactcgtaagctgaTGTGATACTatgaaaaaaagctttaaaatgagtccaagaatattaaaaaatgttgactatttcggaagttatttaaaattcaaggaaaCATTGAGATTCacactatttttgtaatatctacttaaaaactagacaaattggcttcaccctgggcttattttaatcagaatttcgaaaaaaatcaaccttttacagggacattttttagctctggcataattaaaattaaaagaatttattgagtcataaaaaagagatgcacgaaaacttttgcacggcactGTATGTCAGTAGGTTAAAGCCTTTCAAAGGGACTCTGAAAAACAAGCTATTCTTCGTGTGCCTATAACCAAAGATGTTAGGTCCTacatacggcatgagattagttgcaccatataccggtagttagcgcggcaggcaagtttgtggtcctgtatatatatatattgcttttagttcggccacatacttgtagaggcgcgacatataccgattggttccgccacatgtttgtagaggcgcgacaggcagctatatattcgttcgcgccaaattatagtgcatttgaaatccaaaatggtaataatctaattttactttataagtgaatggaaaaataattttaattgagtagaaaaggtcttgaaagAATtagaaaactctaaagacttttcgaaatcaaaattatgcccaaaatatAGCAAatatgttagtataaaatattaataacaaatttgaaatgaaaagtttattttttattcaagttataattttttcggaaattagtagaaaagtgaatttgaagatagagttaagttttatttaaatttaaataaactaaaaaagctgttggttaaatcaaccagaattgtggtggtatgtccttactatttttttctggttgaagaaataaaaattctgaaaagaaatttccttataaaaatttataaaaaaatttgtttcctaaattgccttatagacctagacaaatgtcttctgaaatgttgcattttttaaatattagtgatttaagtggtatatgagttttttaacagctgtaaagtgtaagaagcattttcaaaagtcaaaggaaattacggcttgctcctacagtttagctaaggccatgttataaatatgaaccattttttcaaattgaaataagaagtaactcaatcttacaaaatgtcattttccctgctccagaaatctaactttaagaaaaaatataagtttgcttaatttttttttattatcatttaatactgaaaattgacataaaaatttccctaattttcgtctttttgttattttaatatatgagctaattacattttttaaaccccaaccataaaaaataatataaaccaatgctataaattcacagaa
This DNA window, taken from Belonocnema kinseyi isolate 2016_QV_RU_SX_M_011 chromosome 9, B_treatae_v1, whole genome shotgun sequence, encodes the following:
- the LOC117179915 gene encoding uncharacterized protein LOC117179915; this translates as MPFQRRTSGHPENSPPAIFLQNEEVRNGVSTSEANKNNAANNEDNIDEGVERKTTGGKSRKRKLSVEPRTRHPSGSGVSDTVSSRGLTPQPIGIKLQDRIDTMFCIRYP